One genomic segment of Primulina tabacum isolate GXHZ01 chromosome 9, ASM2559414v2, whole genome shotgun sequence includes these proteins:
- the LOC142555999 gene encoding exocyst complex component EXO70A1-like: MESPETTTSESPEEIIFSWDSSAAVDSRDKMIFEADRCEIDRYLNAVDDLQRSTDSMDISATSSAASSALQIAMARLEDEFRNILLSHTSPIDADSLADSTHLWTHSSISSRSDSLEFSSHSHEFEFKEEMENSFVKQLEHSDSCISSASSCYKSDSSIRGVDLIPSDAAYDLRCIAERMIAAGFLRECIQVYASVRKSVVDASFRRLGIEKLGIGDIQRLEWETVERKIRRWIRATRICVRVLFASEKKLCEQIFEGLEDDTDDTCFTETVKGPVIQLFNFADAISISKRSPEKLFKILDLHDALSDLLPDIQIVFESKSSESIRVQAAEILSRLAEAARGILSEFENAVLREPSEVPIPGGTIHPLTRYVMNYISLISDYKHTLIELIVSKPSTGSRYSSDLNVPDMDFSEFEGRVSTLALHLIWIMVILQFNLDGKSKYYKDVSLTHLFMMNNVHYIVQKTKGSPELREMIGDDYLRRLTGKFRFSATNYQRATWVRVLHCLRDEGLHVSGSFSSGVSKSSLRERFKSFNVIFEEVHRTQATWLIPDTQLREELRISISDLLIPAYRSFLGRFRSHIESGRHPENYVKYSVEDLENEVLDFFEGYPVSQHLRRRSQ; this comes from the coding sequence ATGGAATCCCCAGAAACAACCACCTCCGAGTCCCcggaagaaattattttcaGTTGGGATTCCAGCGCCGCGGTTGACTCCCGCGACAAGATGATCTTCGAAGCTGATCGCTGCGAGATTGACCGTTACCTCAACGCAGTTGACGACCTTCAAAGATCTACGGACTCCATGGATATCTCCGCCACCTCCTCCGCCGCGTCATCCGCTCTGCAGATAGCCATGGCTCGACTTGAAGATGAGTTTCGCAACATCCTTCTGTCGCACACTTCGCCTATCGACGCCGATTCACTCGCAGATTCGACTCATTTGTGGACTCACTCCTCGATCTCATCTCGCAGTGATAGCCTCGAGTTCAGCTCTCACTCGCATGAATTCGAATTCAAGGAAGAGATGGAGAACAGTTTCGTGAAGCAATTGGAGCACTCGGATAGCTGCATCAGCAGCGCAAGCAGCTGTTACAAGTCCGATAGCAGTATTAGAGGAGTGGATCTCATCCCAAGCGACGCAGCATACGATCTCCGCTGCATCGCGGAGCGTATGATTGCTGCTGGTTTCTTGAGGGAGTGCATTCAGGTGTACGCCAGTGTACGGAAGTCGGTGGTGGACGCGAGCTTCAGAAGGCTGGGGATTGAGAAATTAGGCATTGGAGACATACAGAGGCTGGAGTGGGAAACTGTGGAGCGGAAGATAAGAAGGTGGATACGCGCCACAAGAATCTGTGTTCGCGTGCTTTTTGCTAGTGAGAAGAAGCTATGCGAACAAATCTTCGAAGGTTTGGAAGATGACACCGATGATACTTGTTTTACAGAAACTGTCAAAGGTCCGGTTATTCAGTTGTTTAATTTCGCTGACGCAATTAGTATTAGTAAGCGATCCCCTGAGAAATTGTTTAAGATACTTGACCTTCACGACGCTTTGTCCGATTTACTGCCTGACATTCAGATTGTTTTCGAGTCAAAATCTAGTGAATCGATAAGGGTTCAGGCTGCTGAGATTTTATCTAGGTTGGCGGAGGCTGCAAGAGGGATTCTTTCGGAATTTGAGAATGCTGTGCTTCGTGAGCCCTCAGAAGTCCCTATTCCTGGGGGTACCATTCATCCCTTGACTAGATACGTGATGAACTACATCAGTCTGATATCGGATTATAAGCATACTTTGATTGAATTGATTGTGTCTAAGCCCTCGACTGGGTCGAGATATTCAAGCGACCTCAATGTGCCGGACATGGATTTTTCCGAGTTTGAGGGCCGGGTTTCGActttggctcttcatttgattTGGATAATGGTGATTTTGCAGTTTAATTTGGATGGCAAGTCTAAGTATTACAAGGATGTTTCATTGACTCATTTGTTTATGATGAACAATGTTCACTATATTGTTCAAAAGACTAAAGGGTCTCCTGAGTTGAGGGAGATGATTGGGGATGATTATCTGAGAAGGTTAACTGGTAAATTTCGCTTTTCTGCCACTAATTACCAGCGGGCAACCTGGGTGAGGGTATTGCACTGCTTGAGAGATGAGGGTTTGCATGTGAGCGGAAGTTTTTCATCTGGTGTGTCAAAGAGTTCTTTGAGAGAGAGGTTTAAGTCTTTCAATGTTATATTTGAGGAGGTGCATCGAACTCAGGCCACATGGTTGATACCTGATACTCAGCTACGAGAGGAGCTTAGGATTTCCATATCGGACCTGCTTATCCCAGCTTATAGGTCGTTTCTTGGACGATTCAGAAGCCATATCGAGAGTGGGAGACACCCTGAGAATTACGTCAAGTACTCAGTGGAGGACCTTGAGAATGAGGTTTTGGATTTCTTCGAGGGGTACCCGGTGTCCCAACATTTGAGAAGAAGATCTCAATGA